A single region of the Lineus longissimus chromosome 14, tnLinLong1.2, whole genome shotgun sequence genome encodes:
- the LOC135499121 gene encoding uncharacterized protein LOC135499121 isoform X1, translating into MAILAAGAFPSKVIRVLQFWGIRSISSGTYFRHQSKYLNQAVRNVWEEETIHALAAVEDVAKLSGDGRCDSPGHCAKYGSYSLHDTERNAIVMTQLVQSTEVKNSYHMELEGLSRCVDEVKSYVPHVKIELTTDGHKSVEKWLREEQSDTIRHYFDVWHVAKGLRKRLKPITMNRRFQLVNKWLKSIINHLYWCAMTRNNDQSLILAKWRSIVNHIAGVHTHEENELFPKCIHSRIPRQWFKKGTEEYDKVCALLLNKNLLHSISKLSSDGQTSGLEGYHSSLLHFAQKMYHFGDLYSSTTGSVAVT; encoded by the exons ATGGCAATTCTTGCAGCGGGTGCTTTTCCAAGCAAAGTGATAAGGGTCCTGCAATTCTGGGGCATTCGAAGCATTTCCTCCGGAACATATTTTCGACACCAGTCAAAGTACCTGAACCAGGCAGTACGTAATGTTTGGGAGGAGGAGACCATCCATGCACTGGCAGCTGTAGAGGACGTGGCCAAACTGTCCGGTGATGGAAGGTGCGATTCGCCCGGCCATTGTGCGAAGTATGGCTCTTACAGTTTACATGACACAGAGAGAAACGCCATTGTCATGACACAACTTGTTCAG TCCACTGAGGTTAAGAACTCCTACCACATGGAGCTGGAGGGCCTGTCCCGATGTGTCGATGAAGTGAAATCATACGTCCCACATGTTAAGATAGAATTAACAACTGATGGCCACAAATCAGTGGAGAAGTGGTTGAGAGAGGAACAATCGGACACCATAAGGCATTATTTTGATGTGTGGCATGTTGCTAAAG GACTGAGGAAAAGACTCAAGCCCATAACCATGAACAGGCGGTTTCAGCTGGTCAACAAATGGCTGAAAAGTATTATCAATCACTTGTACTGGTGTGCCATGACCAGAAATAACGACCAATCATTGATCTTGGCCAAGTGGAGATCAATAGTGAACCATATAGCTGGCGTCCACACGCACGAAGAAAACGAACTGTTCCCCAAGTGTATCCACAGTCGTATTCCAAGGCAGTGGTTTAAGAAAG GAACAGAAGAATACGACAAGGTGTGTGCTCTGCTACTCAACAAGAACCTTCTACATTCAATCTCAAAGCTCAGCTCGGATGGCCAGACATCTGGTTTGGAGGGATACCATAGCAGCCTTCTACACTTCGCCCAAAAGATGTACCATTTcggagacctgtattcatccacgaccggaagtgttgcagtcacatag
- the LOC135499121 gene encoding uncharacterized protein LOC135499121 isoform X2, giving the protein MAILAAGAFPSKVIRVLQFWGIRSISSGTYFRHQSKYLNQAVRNVWEEETIHALAAVEDVAKLSGDGRCDSPGHCAKYGSYSLHDTERNAIVMTQLVQSTEVKNSYHMELEGLSRCVDEVKSYVPHVKIELTTDGHKSVEKWLREEQSDTIRHYFDVWHVAKGLRKRLKPITMNRRFQLVNKWLKSIINHLYWCAMTRNNDQSLILAKWRSIVNHIAGVHTHEENELFPKCIHSRIPRQWFKKGTEEYDKTIHCCC; this is encoded by the exons ATGGCAATTCTTGCAGCGGGTGCTTTTCCAAGCAAAGTGATAAGGGTCCTGCAATTCTGGGGCATTCGAAGCATTTCCTCCGGAACATATTTTCGACACCAGTCAAAGTACCTGAACCAGGCAGTACGTAATGTTTGGGAGGAGGAGACCATCCATGCACTGGCAGCTGTAGAGGACGTGGCCAAACTGTCCGGTGATGGAAGGTGCGATTCGCCCGGCCATTGTGCGAAGTATGGCTCTTACAGTTTACATGACACAGAGAGAAACGCCATTGTCATGACACAACTTGTTCAG TCCACTGAGGTTAAGAACTCCTACCACATGGAGCTGGAGGGCCTGTCCCGATGTGTCGATGAAGTGAAATCATACGTCCCACATGTTAAGATAGAATTAACAACTGATGGCCACAAATCAGTGGAGAAGTGGTTGAGAGAGGAACAATCGGACACCATAAGGCATTATTTTGATGTGTGGCATGTTGCTAAAG GACTGAGGAAAAGACTCAAGCCCATAACCATGAACAGGCGGTTTCAGCTGGTCAACAAATGGCTGAAAAGTATTATCAATCACTTGTACTGGTGTGCCATGACCAGAAATAACGACCAATCATTGATCTTGGCCAAGTGGAGATCAATAGTGAACCATATAGCTGGCGTCCACACGCACGAAGAAAACGAACTGTTCCCCAAGTGTATCCACAGTCGTATTCCAAGGCAGTGGTTTAAGAAAG GAACAGAAGAATACGACAAG ACAATTCATTGCTGCTGCTGA